The Arachis duranensis cultivar V14167 chromosome 9, aradu.V14167.gnm2.J7QH, whole genome shotgun sequence genomic sequence CATAATCTACTggattatgattttattttttgtttttttaaaaaaattaaagatatatttgtctttttatcaaaaaaatgtAAACATGATTCGGTTTAAATTGTGTAAATTGATCGGATCAAATTgggtctaataattataatgcgAACAATTGgatttattattgttgctataataaaccaattttgttatgatttattaaaaaataaattattaaccgatttaataaagatatctaataatatcatgacatatttttaaaaaatatttttaatgtctttatAGAAGTGATCTCCTAAATGTATAAaacttaataatttaattatttttattaaaaactaatttattcgaATACAAAATGAGCCAGATAGCTAGAGAAGCCATCTATCTAATCCAAAAAAACAACCCACCTTTGACCCAAACCAAAAAATTGTTGTTCCTCTCTACCCACTCTCTACTATATAAATAACAAACTCACCACGTTCAACTATCCTTTATTCCTTTCCAACACAAAACAGAGCACAATCACCGAAAAGACCAAACTAACctccctctttctctctctttctctctgttCATCGGAATATTCTCTGCCATGTCAGATCCAACGCAAAACCACGCCTCCGCGCACCACCAGCCCAGCCGCTTGCAGAGGCGCGCTCCGTCGTCACTCCAGATAAACCGCGCCGTCGACTGGAACGTCGCCATCCCTCTCCTCTCACCGCTCACTTCGTCGCCGACCACGCAGCAACCAGATCATCCGAAGCCGCAGGATCCGCCGCAGCGCCACCACGACTCCCCCGCTGAGAAGAAGGCCGCGGCGGCGGCTTTCATGAAGTGGCAGCACCCGGCGGCTCCCTTCTTCTACGAGCCCGCTCCAGGGGTGCCTTCGTTCGTTCCCGTGTAGataggaagaaaaaaaataatatagaagAAATGAGAGAAAATATTCTAATGGTTCATAATTAGGCGAGGATCAAGATCTAACGATGTATGAtgtttcctctttttttttttttggtgtttggGAATAGGCTTTAGCTCAAATTTTTGCATACAGAGGATTGCGATTCCTCAGtgtgtttcttgtttcttttgttacttTTAAGCTTTTCCCCCCTTCCTTGTTAATTTCTATGGggccaaaattaaaataataaaaaataattaaaaaaacttcACAGTTTCTTCTGCTTGCTGCTGGCCGTGATATAAATtttcatgtaaaaaaaatttcaaattttcgactttttatgtttatgctGATCCCAAAATATATGTTATAAGCTATGTTACACAATCATAGTGTCTCTGctgcttcaattttttttaaaaaaaagtgagaGAGTGATTGATTAATAACAAGGGGCTATTCTCTTTCATTTGCCGTTAATTTCTATCAAGTTATTATGTAGATTATACGGATGGACTGATGGAGTTTAGATGGGTTATATTATATGATGTAACACGTGATGTGCTTGCTGCTTTGgtaggaagaagaagaaaagaaatcaagaattgTGAAGCTTTATATCTGTTTGTCCTCATTTTCTGCAAAATTTGCAAAACTTAGCATGATTTTAATTTGGAGGGGTCCGCATATAGAGTGAGTCCAACCTGGTAGTATAGAATGGCTCATCATAGGAAAATAGGCAAAGTTCCATTTTCATCTGATTTCAGAAATTCAAATTATTGATCAATTAATATCCAAAATTGAGACTTCAAATATAAAAACGTAGAAAAAATTATGTTAAGGACCAGtaattttattgtaaaaaataagAAGTTAATTAGTATGATGTTAATTACATGTaagtcaaatataaaaaaaatattagttacatcacattttttatgaaaaataataatcggctagaaaaaattttttcaacaaTCAGTAAACTTTTTCCCCCTCTAAGACAACAATATTTCATCCATTCTACTACTCAGTCATGATAAAGGCAAatgcaaaatacaaaaataaagtcTGCTACCGTCTGCTAATGAATGTCGTTT encodes the following:
- the LOC107466332 gene encoding uncharacterized protein At4g14450, chloroplastic → MSDPTQNHASAHHQPSRLQRRAPSSLQINRAVDWNVAIPLLSPLTSSPTTQQPDHPKPQDPPQRHHDSPAEKKAAAAAFMKWQHPAAPFFYEPAPGVPSFVPV